The genomic interval AATTCCAAACTTTAAAAAGAGTTGTATCAGTAATTAGATACAGCAAGAGTGAAGCCAGTTTTTGCTAAGAAGTGGGCATTTGAGGTGTGGATAATCAGTTAGTTATGGGTTGTTGGTTAGGAAAAGTGTTGAAAGAATTGTGAGTGTACAAAAATTGGCCAGCATTAAGCTTTTACGCGGTAGATGCCGGCCTTTCTCTCCATTAGCTTCTCTGCAATGAACTCACGTCTAATGGTACAAAAGTCTTCGTTATACTTTTCAATCCTTTCGTTAACTTCAGCTTCTGTGTAATCACGGCCCTTTTTAAATTCTTGTAAGAGATGCTTTAAAATAACGAGTCGTTTTTTACGTTGTACAGGGATCGACTTAAGCACACCATTTTTAAAAAATGACTTGATGATCTTCTGTTCATATTGAACTTCATTTTCATCTTCGTTTGAAATTGAAACCTCTAAAATTGAACTTAGGATATTCTTATCAAGCATCTTCTTTTGTAGTGAAAAGACTTTGTAGTACTGCTCCTTGCGTGACTTAATGAGTCCTACTGCTTCAAGCTTTTTCAAGTGATGCGTAATCGTTCCAGGAGACAGAGAAAGTCTTTCTGCAAGAACTTCTGCATAGAGATCTTTCTCTGCTAGGCTTCTGATAATACTTAATCTCGCCTCATCACCTAAAACTTTAAATACGTTCGCAAGACTCATCTCTTAACCTTCGCCAAGGGATGCGCGCATTTCTTGCACAGATGGAAGAGATACGATCCACTCAAATGTACTAAGCTTAACCATCGCCTTATCTGCATCTTCATCACGTCCAAATCTGATGTCTTCGCTATAGCTCTGTGACCAATCACGGTACATAAGTTTTGTCGTCTTGATGAAATTAGCAGTCGTAGCATTTCCGTAAAGCTCTTCCATAATTTCAAAAACATTCTCTCTAATCTTTCTTTCAACGTTGATATCGATTTTTCCTCTTGAAAGGTTCGATGCCTGCTTTGAAAGTTCTTTCAATTCATCCAAAAAATTCATTTTTATCTCCTGAATCTGTTTTGATATTTGTCAAAATAGACTCAAGAAATAGAAAGGTCAATATTTATTTTGATATTTATCAAATTAGATTTAAAACCAGTATATTAAAACATATGCTATTATACCTAAATGAAACTAACCTTCTTTTCAGACACTCATAATCGCCATAGCGAAGTTCCCTTCGAATCAGGGGATATCCTCTTTCACACAGGAGACTTCACTCGCCGTGGCTCGCTGGAAGATACGAGAGCATTTGCAGAATTTGTTGCAGGCCTTGACTTCAAACACAAGATCGTCATCGCTGGCAACCACGACTTCTGCTTTGATGATGAAAGAAAGGAAGAGGCCGAAGCAATCTTAAAAGACAACGGCATCATCTACTTAAATGATTCAGGAATTGAAATTGAAGGATTTAAAATCTGGGGCTCTCCAATTCAGCCATGGTTTCATGACTGGGCATTTAACAGGCACCGAGGACCTGAGATTCAAAAACATTGGGACTTAATCCCAAATGATACTGACATCCTCCTCACCCACGGGCCACCTCGCGCCGTTATGGACTTATGTGCAAATGGTGAACGAGTCGGGTGCACAGACCTGCTAAAAACTATCCAGCGAGTACAGCCTCGCGTGCACGCCTTTGGCCATATCCACGAAGGCTACGGCACTGATATTTTTGGTGGAATCATATTTGTAAACTCTTGTAGCTTGGATGAGAGTTATAAGTATAAGAATGCGCCGATTACGTTGGAGTTAAGCTAACAAGAGATGCTAAAGAATCTCTTTTACGCGCCCAACCTCTCCGCTTTCAAGACGAACCTTTATCCCATGCGGATGATAATCTGACTTCGTTAAAATATCTTTTACGATACCTTCCGTTAGCTCACCAGTGCGCTGATCTTTCTTTAAGACGATGCGGACGCGCTCCCCTATTTCGATGTGGTCTCTTACGTTGCCTTCCACTTTATTCCTTTTATAGTCTTGCCTTAGCTTCCCAATAAGTGATTTTAACAGGTTGTACACATAAAAACCTTAATTTATTGGAGAAATTATTAAGTGTTAGCTTTCTAACGGCCTATAAAAATTCTTCAAAATGAATGTAGACAGGTTCCTGGATACTTTTCGGGATGCGCTCCAGCATCCCACCTAAAGCAGAAAGTCTAAGAAATACACTAGCGGCATTGAGAGATAGAACTTAAGCTTCTCCATTGTGCCAGCACCTCTTGTTATGATTTCGTGGCCATGAAGCTCACGAGAGTGGTTCATACGAAGCTTGATATCATCTCGTACCGCCTTTGCTAGTTCTGGATTGTCACGGCAGATGATCACCATCTCAGAGTTTAAATTTGCCGAGCGAGGATCGATATTATAAGTTCCAACGATTGTGTGCTTTCCATCAATGACTGCACGCTTTGAATGTACGCCCCACTTACTATGCTCATTAGTATTTAGAAGTTTATATGACTCATATGAGTTAGTTCCGTTGTAGACAAAGGTCTTAAGCCCTAAATCATGAATCCTTCTAAGATTAAGCGCAAGAGCAGCAGCCGTATAATAGGCATCAGTTGAAAATAAGCTATTTGTAAGAATAGAGAATTCAACACCATTATCAATTGCACTCTTAATAAGATTGGCTCCATCACTACGTAAAACAAGATATGGCGACTCAACGAGAAATTCACTCTTTGCTGATTTTACCAATTCTTCAAGACGACGATAGACCTGGCGATTACTTACCAGCACACCAGGAGAATCTGTAATATAAGTTATGTCATTACACTCAAACTTATTCTCACTTGTGTGAATTTCTTCTTTAACTTTTGTAAGGTAATTCATAAGCCTTGCACTGTCTTTTCCAATATTAAAGAAGTCACTTTGAAGATTTTCGCTCGGAAGCTCCGGCACACTGGCGTAATCAGATTCCCAGTAACTAAAGAAGCTCTGGCGAATATCTTTTACGACTTTTCCTTCAACCGTAATATCAAAATCATGAAAGTTATAATTTTCGCCTAAATCAAAATAGTCATTGGCAATATTGCGACCACCAGTCATGGCAATCTTTCCATCAATGATTAAAAGCTTGCGATGGTTTCTATGCTGAACAGCAATGAAATTTGTATTTGATACTGTATTATAATAGCGAACCTCAATCCCCTTCTCCTTTAAATAATTTGTATATTCGGGAGCGAGCTTAAAAACAGCAATGGAGAAGTCCACAAGAATTCGGACCTGCACTCCTCTCTGCGATGCCTTAATCAACTCACTCGTCACAACTTTACTAGCAAGATCAAGATCGTAGATAAAGAATTCAACTTCAATTGATTCGGCCGCATTTTGAATCATCTCAATACGTTTAATAAAACTATCAACACCATAAGGTATAACTTCAAGCTGATGAGGCGTCTTCATTCGTGAATAGATGGACTTGATATTAGAGACGACTTTAACTTCTTTATTATCCGTATAATAGATATAGGCCAAGAGTACGGCGTACATTGCGGCAATAAGTAAGATGATGCCCGTTATGATTTTTAGGCTTAGTTTGTAGATTCTATTCATGGATACTCTCTTCAAGTTCATCAAGTTGGCTTAAAAAATTTTCTAAGTATTTAAGAGACGGCCCCCAAAGAGTTGGAGCACGCATGGCAGGAGTTACCACGAGCTCATGATAGCGAATATCACTATCAAGGCTCTTAAAGAGTTCGGCCATATTCACTTGAGCATTAAGCTCATATGGAAAGTTCTTTGCTACATTAGTAAGAATCTCATCAAGTGGCAGTCTTTGGTTTAGTTGATTGTCGGTGTAGCGAACTTGCTTTTTAATGTCACTAACACGCTCTTTGAGCTTCTCAATTTGTTCAGAGATAAAGTGCCTCTGGGTCCCAATGAGATTAAGCGGATTGAGCATATGTTCGATTTCAATCTCATAACTTCGAGGAAGTTTCTTTGTCGCCTTACTGATCATATTCTTGATCTTATCTCCATAAGTACAAAGAAAGTGAAACTTAAAGAAGAATGTATCCAGGCGATCAAGAGAACTATAAGAGCTTACCACTCGAAGAGATTCCACAAGCCCAGCTTGGGTCATTTGGTATTCTCGCTCCCCTTGCGCCTTAGAAAGAAGAGCATCGTTTGCGAGTTTTTCCAATAAGCGAATGACTTGTGTATTTTGTAAATCAAGCTGACCATCTTCAAAGAAGCTCGACATCCAATTAGAAAAAAGCCCTGTAAAGAACTTAAACTCTGATGCCCTAAATGGCTTTCCACCATAAGAGGCATGCACGGCCAAAAGTGCGGCGTGAAGATATGCTTCATTAGAATAGCTAAGGGACCCCTTTCTCATAGTTACATTGTAACACATAAATAACCAGCATAAATAACTAATATTACGTTATCAGTAAGCCACTGAGTTACACTGTAACTCCAGACTGGCCATTTCACCTCCAAAATCATCGAAAATGAATTTATAGGAGGACATATGAATAACACTGTCTTTAAAATTGCTAGATTTATTGCAAGAGTTTATCTTCATACGTTTTATCGTTTTAAGAGCCTTGATGCGAAGAAGATTCCTGCGATGGGAAGTGCCATCTTAGTTTGCAATCATATTACATTTCTAGATTGGCTCTTTATTATTGCCCACTCTCCTAGACCTCTTACTTTTGTGATGCACTACCGCTTCACACAGATCCCACTTCTAGGATCTCTTCTTCTAAAGTGTGGCATCATTCCAATTTGTTCACGTAAGGAATGTCCAATCATCTTAGATGAAACATTTAAACAAATTCGCGCAAAGCTTCTTGCAGGAGAGATCATCTGTCTCTTTCCAGAAGGAAGACTAACAAGAGATGGAAAGCTAGGTGTTTTTAAACCAGGTATTGAAAAAATTATAAAAGAAACTCCGGTTCCAGTTATTCCACTAACTCTAACAGGGCTTTGGGGAAGCTTTCTATCATGTTCTGGAAAAGGTGCCTTTACAGGTTTTCTAACAAGACTTCGTCCACAAGTTACTATCACAAGCTTTGATGCTTTTGAACCAAACCTTACTTCGGCCGAGTCTCTGCAAACGTATTTCCAAGAGATGGGGGTTTAATATGAATACAACAATCACAACTTGCTTCATCATTTTTGCGCTTTTCTTTATTGCAGAAAAGCTAGCACCAGCAAGAAAGCTTAAGAGTGTTTCAACTTGGTGTAAGAGAGTACTTCTTATTAATGCCATCCAAGTTGCTATCATTATCTTTGCTGGAATGACTTGGGATAAGCTCTTTATGTCAGCGAGCCTTTTTAAGATCTCTGCATACCTACCAACTTCAGTGACATCTATTATCGCTTACTTCTTTATCACATTTGTTTTCTACTGGTGGCACCGTGCTAGACATGAGTACAACTTCTTCTGGCTTACTTGTCATCAATTGCACCACTCACCGGAGAGACTTGAAACTATCACGTCCTTTTACAAGCACCCACTTGAGATTGCTATCAATTCAATTATGATCTCAGCTATCTGCTACGGCTTCTTTGGCCTCTCTACTGATGCAGCCTCTCTTACCCTAATCCTTACGGCCGTTGGTGAATACTTCTACCACGCCAATATTAGAACTCCGTACTGGCTTGGCTTTTTCATCCAACGACCTGAAATGCACCGAGTTCACCACGAAATGGGAAGTCACCACTATAACTACTCTGACCTTCCTCTATGGGATATGCTCTTTGGAACATTTAAGAATCCAAAAGAAGATACGGTTCCATGTGGTTTTGAAGATAATAAAGAACAAGAGCTTCTTTCAATGCTTACCTTTAAAGACGTCTTTAAAAGATCAACTCTTAAAGGCGAATTTAAATACATCGCTATCGTCTCAATTGGCCTTATTCAAATGTTTGGTTATCTTACAGGACAAGAAAATATTAAGGGACTAGGAACACTTAGTGTCTCTTCACCTCTTCCTATTGTCTTTACGAAATTTAACGGCAATGAAACCTTTAGCCAGAAGTACTATCTCAAGTACACAACAGACACAGGCGAGATCATTGAAAAGGAAATCAGCAAGCACGACTTTGAAAAGATGCGTGCCCCATATAACCTTAGAAATGTCTACGGCTATGCCATGGCCTATGGGCCAAGTGTAAAAAAAGAAAAGATGCTCATTGCTCGAAATGAAATCTTAAACTTCGCTTTTTGCAACAACAAAAGTTCCATGAAGAAGGTTGGAGCTGGCAGCATCAAAGATTGGCAAATCTCAGTTTATTCAAAAGCACAAAACTCTAAAACATTAGAATTGGAGGGATCATGCAAACAATAACAAACTATTCTTCACTACAATTTAAAATGCTAAGAATCGCCCTTGGCACATACCTCTTCTGTCACTTTGCTCACCTTCTAACAGTAGGTACAGAGCTTCTAAGTAGCAGCGGAATCATTCCAAGTGCAAATATGAACTTAAGCTTTCCATTCTTTCCAAATATCCTGTACTTCCTAGATGCACCTATTTGGATCACGGCCTTTCTTGCTACACTTGCACTCTCAAGCCTATGCCTCGTTTTCAATAAGCTTCCACGCTTAAACGCGGCTTTCCTTTGGTACGGCTTTGCGTGTATCTTCCACCGCAATAACTTCATCTCAAACCCTTCTCTCTTCTACATCGGCTGGCTTCTTCTGGCCTTTGTAGTGATTAAGGGAAAAGAGATGCCAAAGCTTCTCTTTGACGGCGCGTGGTTTATCACAGGACTCTCTTATACAATTAGTGGACTCCATAAGCTTACAACCATCAGCTGGCAAAACGGCGAAGCCCTTTATCACCTTCTTGATAATCCCCTTGCTCGAAATAACATGCTTGTCGAAACTCTACTTGATGTCCCAATGCCACTTCTAAAACTTGCCACCTGGTCAGTGCTTCTTCTTGAGATCCTGGCCATTGTCTTTGTCATAGTTCCAAAACTTAGAAAGTATCTATGGCTTGGTCTAACGATGCTTCATCTAGGAATTCTAACAACAGTAAACTTCGCAGACCTCACTCTAGGAATGCTTGTCTTTCAACTCTTCATCTTTGATACGGATTGGTTTAAATCAAAATCTAAACCATCTGATATGATCACGCTCTTCTATGATAGCGACTGTGGCGTATGCAATGGCTTTATTCGCTTCATTATGGACAATAACTCAAAAGAGAATATCTACTTTGCACCTCTTGAATCAAAGCTTGGTGAAAAGATCATTCGTAAATATGGCCTAGAGAATAAAGACACGATGATTGTGAAAAAAGAAGATAGCGTCTTGATTGAGTCACAGGCCGTGCTTGAAGTCTTTAGCGAGCTTGACTCTATTTATCCGGTTGTTAGTTGGCTTAGGTTTATGCCTGGGTTTGTGAGAAATGCGGGGTATAGGTTATTTGCGAAGTATAGGCATCGTGTTTTTAAGATGGAGACGTGTGTGTTGTTGGGGGAAAGAGAGCGAGGGAGGTTTATAGGGTGAGTATTACTCACCCTGAATTTAAATGAGAAAACATGAAAAAGATTCGAACCCAGAGCACAATAAAGCTAGAAACATTCTTTAAACATATTTTCTTCAAATTGAGACTCAAGCTCCTGCGGGGTTGTCAAAGTAGATTCAACAGTATCTAATACTGCTGTTACTTTTGCCGGATCATTCCTATACCATCTACCTTTATAAAATGCAGCATAATGAAATAAATGATAAGCATTCATTCTTTTACAAGTCTTCTCATAATCTAAGGGTAATCTTAAAGATTTTATGATATCAAGGACCCTTAGATTACAATCATATTCATGTTCAATCATTCTTTTGTAAGAAGCAAGAACATCTCTCTTCTCGAACTTAGACTTAACCTCAATCCCCATTGCCTCATGAGAATTAGTTATTATTTTATCTACTTCTGTTAAAATTATCTTTCGATTATTAAATATCGCATCAAGCTCTTGTAAGAAATGGCAATATTCATGACATATAAATTCTAGGAGCTCCTCTCTATCCTTTCCTTTCACAGCTAAACAAATAACAAACTCATCATTGAACTGCTCAAAACCACCAATTGTCTCATCACCATCAGAAAATTTTACTCGTTCATCATTAACAATATAGAAATTTAAAGGTGTATTTCTTTTTTTTTGTTTGTTCTCAATCTCTTCAAAAAGATTTACTATTGCTGACTTATGTACTTCGCAATTCCACATATTAATAAACTCGTCTCTCCATTGATTAAATGGTACGATACAACTTTGCTGTTCATTAGAAATTGGATTCAAAATGTCTCCTGTGATTAATCAAAAACTGTTTTCACAAAATCATGTAAACAGATTAAAAAAAATATTGTATTTAAAATTAATTTTTTATCGTCACTAAAGTGATATACAAAAGGAAAATTTGAATTTACATAAATCCCAATATTGAAAAGTATAACTAACACAACAATCGAAACAACAGCTTTCGTTAAACCTTCTTCAGCTCTTAGTTGAACGATTATAAAAGATGGAAGTGAAAGCAGTAAGAACAAGACTGAACTAACGACAATGTATCTCACAATACCTAGAACATCAGGATTGCTTATTTCTGAATTCTTATCACAAAAAAATAAAAATTCTATCAAATGATATAAAATTGAATATGCAACACTACTTTGAGTTACATTAATAAAAACTAACCTATTTACTAACTGATTACCCCAAGTGTTCATTGGTCCATCAAGAGCCGTTAGAATAAAAATACGTCTTACGACAAAAGGCAACAATGCTACAATGAGGTAGAGTATAAAGTTCATCATCTTTAATATCCTTTTTTCTAAATAATTACTCTATTAAGAGGGTGAACTTTAGTATGTTCATCAAACTTTCACTTCGAGACTGTACACCTAACAGGATCTGCTAATATCTCATATAAGCAATGCACATAATTATCATCGTCTACCTCATAGCTATGTACTATTTTTAAAAATTTCACCGGAAGTTCTTGCTTATTGAAAAGATATTCAATTGTTTCTACTCCTTGATCATAAGCAAAAGGCAACGGATTTAATACTCTTGCTAAAATATTACCTTTTTTATCATAAAGATCCATAGACCCTCCTTGACTTCGTTTGACAACCAACCCATGCTGCATAAAGTCAACATCTTCTATTTTTATATTTACACTATACGTCGGACCAGCAACACACTTTATTGTTAATCTATTGTCATCTTCTCTATACTTCTTTGAGAGTAAGAATAATGCATAGTCGGGGTCATATTCTAACGGCCTTTCCATTTCAGTTGATGATATTTGAAGTAATGAGGGTAAATCCGATTTCAATGTATCAAGTTTTTCTTCGATGCTAGCTAATGCACTCTTCTCATCAATCAAAGGACTTTGTCTTACAATTTCACCCGAGTTTTTCAGAGCAATCTTTTTGTGTTCAAGGTTTCTAATTTGTTCAAGAATAATTAACTCCTCTCCGATAACATCTCCCCAGTCATCTATAGATGACCTGACAACATTAGATGCATCATGAACAATAGCCTCTATCACTAATAAGTTCGTTTGATCCGAAGTTTTTGAGGTAGTGAGCATATCTTTAACTGTAGAATGCAAGCGATTATTGATTTTTTCTATATCTTTAATTCTTCTATATGCGCTAATTGCAAATTTCTTCATATTCTTTTCAAAATCTAACTTACTAAATACTCTTGCTGTAAACCAGGAGAAACCTATTGTAATCAAAAACTGTAGAAGATTAAAAAGTGCCGTTTCTGTACCAGTAGTATCTCCCGTACTTAAAACTATTTGAATTGTAAAAAGTGCAATAGAAAGTATACAAAGAGTAATTGATACAATTATCTCAAATACTGTTACGGGATTATTTTTTATGTTCTTTTTTAATTTATACATTTATTCACCTATACTCAAAACTAATTCTTTGATTCAACTAACTTTCTATTCCAAATACGTTACAGGATTTCTTAATAAAACATTGTTTCCAGCTAAATATTTATTGACCATATGTAAAGGTAAAACATCTGGACCAATAAGTTTGCTGACTTAGTATCACATTAATATTACTTAACCCTTCAACCATTTATTTAAAAAATTAATGAGTTGGCTGAGTCGGCTTCTCAGGGGCGTCGCACTTATTACATTATCAATGTCTTCACAAGGTACTACATTCATTTTATCGCTAGAGAAACTTATTATAATGTCATTGTTTTCTTCACAAATAACGTCTTCCTTCCACTCAGTTGAAATAATTATTGCTCTTACACTATTCAACATACTATTGTTCATACTCGCAAGTACTCTATTGTTTCCTGCTACAATTATATATACATTTGGGCAACTAGGATGCTGCTTTAGTTTAATGCAATCATCACCGTGGAGTTGCTTACTTCTATCAGCCCAACCGTTTTCGATACCAGATAAACAAAGAGAGCTATGTCTCTTCCCCACTCCTCCGCCATATTCTTTTTTACGATCATCGGGATTCAACATAAAATAGTTCATATAGCTAGCATGTTCAGTATCTACAATATTTGATACAATTATATCTTGTTCGCCTAACTCTTGACTTTCTTTCCACAAGTGCTCATGATAAAGTGTAGAACCATTTAACAAATCTGAAACCTTCACTCTCATATAAAACTCCTTAATTGTAATTAATCAGAATCGATAAATTAGTTAACTAATTCGAAATAATAAATATGGATCAAATCCATAATATGAACTCTTAATTTTTTCATGTTCTTTGAATTCTTTATAAGCTAGATTTTTTATTTGATCTTTATTTTCGAAATAATAACTCATACCACTAAACCATGAATTCCAAACACTTTCGGGTACAAGGCCAATATTATAAAAAAAATATTCTTCAGCACATAAATTAAAATAGTCGTATATCTTCTGCACTGATAAATTCTCAGTGTTTAGACAGTCATTTAACACATCAAATCTTTTGTTAAACTCATTTGTTATGTAAAACACACTTCTTAAAGCATTTATACGTAAATTTATAAAGAAAGCTAAAAAAGCAATAAAAACAGATGCTGCCTTTAAAA from Halobacteriovorax sp. DA5 carries:
- a CDS encoding metalloregulator ArsR/SmtB family transcription factor, translated to MSLANVFKVLGDEARLSIIRSLAEKDLYAEVLAERLSLSPGTITHHLKKLEAVGLIKSRKEQYYKVFSLQKKMLDKNILSSILEVSISNEDENEVQYEQKIIKSFFKNGVLKSIPVQRKKRLVILKHLLQEFKKGRDYTEAEVNERIEKYNEDFCTIRREFIAEKLMERKAGIYRVKA
- a CDS encoding metallophosphoesterase family protein, which gives rise to MKLTFFSDTHNRHSEVPFESGDILFHTGDFTRRGSLEDTRAFAEFVAGLDFKHKIVIAGNHDFCFDDERKEEAEAILKDNGIIYLNDSGIEIEGFKIWGSPIQPWFHDWAFNRHRGPEIQKHWDLIPNDTDILLTHGPPRAVMDLCANGERVGCTDLLKTIQRVQPRVHAFGHIHEGYGTDIFGGIIFVNSCSLDESYKYKNAPITLELS
- a CDS encoding YwbE family protein, whose translation is MEGNVRDHIEIGERVRIVLKKDQRTGELTEGIVKDILTKSDYHPHGIKVRLESGEVGRVKEIL
- a CDS encoding phosphatidylserine/phosphatidylglycerophosphate/cardiolipin synthase family protein is translated as MNRIYKLSLKIITGIILLIAAMYAVLLAYIYYTDNKEVKVVSNIKSIYSRMKTPHQLEVIPYGVDSFIKRIEMIQNAAESIEVEFFIYDLDLASKVVTSELIKASQRGVQVRILVDFSIAVFKLAPEYTNYLKEKGIEVRYYNTVSNTNFIAVQHRNHRKLLIIDGKIAMTGGRNIANDYFDLGENYNFHDFDITVEGKVVKDIRQSFFSYWESDYASVPELPSENLQSDFFNIGKDSARLMNYLTKVKEEIHTSENKFECNDITYITDSPGVLVSNRQVYRRLEELVKSAKSEFLVESPYLVLRSDGANLIKSAIDNGVEFSILTNSLFSTDAYYTAAALALNLRRIHDLGLKTFVYNGTNSYESYKLLNTNEHSKWGVHSKRAVIDGKHTIVGTYNIDPRSANLNSEMVIICRDNPELAKAVRDDIKLRMNHSRELHGHEIITRGAGTMEKLKFYLSMPLVYFLDFLL
- a CDS encoding 1-acyl-sn-glycerol-3-phosphate acyltransferase, which encodes MNNTVFKIARFIARVYLHTFYRFKSLDAKKIPAMGSAILVCNHITFLDWLFIIAHSPRPLTFVMHYRFTQIPLLGSLLLKCGIIPICSRKECPIILDETFKQIRAKLLAGEIICLFPEGRLTRDGKLGVFKPGIEKIIKETPVPVIPLTLTGLWGSFLSCSGKGAFTGFLTRLRPQVTITSFDAFEPNLTSAESLQTYFQEMGV
- a CDS encoding sterol desaturase family protein — its product is MNTTITTCFIIFALFFIAEKLAPARKLKSVSTWCKRVLLINAIQVAIIIFAGMTWDKLFMSASLFKISAYLPTSVTSIIAYFFITFVFYWWHRARHEYNFFWLTCHQLHHSPERLETITSFYKHPLEIAINSIMISAICYGFFGLSTDAASLTLILTAVGEYFYHANIRTPYWLGFFIQRPEMHRVHHEMGSHHYNYSDLPLWDMLFGTFKNPKEDTVPCGFEDNKEQELLSMLTFKDVFKRSTLKGEFKYIAIVSIGLIQMFGYLTGQENIKGLGTLSVSSPLPIVFTKFNGNETFSQKYYLKYTTDTGEIIEKEISKHDFEKMRAPYNLRNVYGYAMAYGPSVKKEKMLIARNEILNFAFCNNKSSMKKVGAGSIKDWQISVYSKAQNSKTLELEGSCKQ
- a CDS encoding DCC1-like thiol-disulfide oxidoreductase family protein, whose product is MQTITNYSSLQFKMLRIALGTYLFCHFAHLLTVGTELLSSSGIIPSANMNLSFPFFPNILYFLDAPIWITAFLATLALSSLCLVFNKLPRLNAAFLWYGFACIFHRNNFISNPSLFYIGWLLLAFVVIKGKEMPKLLFDGAWFITGLSYTISGLHKLTTISWQNGEALYHLLDNPLARNNMLVETLLDVPMPLLKLATWSVLLLEILAIVFVIVPKLRKYLWLGLTMLHLGILTTVNFADLTLGMLVFQLFIFDTDWFKSKSKPSDMITLFYDSDCGVCNGFIRFIMDNNSKENIYFAPLESKLGEKIIRKYGLENKDTMIVKKEDSVLIESQAVLEVFSELDSIYPVVSWLRFMPGFVRNAGYRLFAKYRHRVFKMETCVLLGERERGRFIG